One window of the Microplitis demolitor isolate Queensland-Clemson2020A chromosome 10, iyMicDemo2.1a, whole genome shotgun sequence genome contains the following:
- the LOC103571698 gene encoding chaoptin, with protein MNLFVFFKMGYIMMIITLVLMFWASMVRMHELPVQYPPCFFNPLCTCSKAVPDLGIVNCENVPMSRIPEPINSSKVFILQLGNNGLRQLQPQFLMNTGLYNLQIRYNPLADIPDEAFLGLERSLWELELPYNQLVQVPSKSFRHLQKLKILDLTGNQISTIAADNWRGLENSLHTLRLGKNHIDKLPADAFSGLSYLEILDLRENSLKEIDSSVFRDGMAHLAQLYLNGNQLTIIPYSQLSTLKHMKVLDLSYNRIARVIQPQMEAEIRGVQISLDTLRLDYNQIEVLPPGSFQHFFRVNKTYMSGNPLMEIEDGAFRDSKIKELYFTDCELKEVDSSSLRGLESSLELLDLSGNNITELQQNIFQEFDFLRTLIFKDNKITTFSPVEVFTGFQYSLYNLDLSGRLNAAISLQDLRQMRNLRFLALSKLSQDSLSANDFLEFGIDVKELRITRSNLNSIKSHAFTHVRGIKYLDFSENSISSIDDEAFSEVGHSLLTLKFAHGLSSSISELPSKPFKSLTNLQYLDLSNNKIRSMPDTSFHFLKRIRRIELQDNEITEIRKGTFQGDIHSTLEEVDFAFNHITNLQTHTFVDLSLMTFLNLQDNNIDKIERRAFMNMNRLKYVNLRGNKIKSIVDEAFQNLPDLEFLDLAYNKMNEFDFAWFDQVGTLASFKVNASHNSISKLEINTSSFTPATSMYFNMGGTLQSNIRVLDLSHNNITEIMKYYFRPVEYALTHLYLSHNEIVNMSQAVFGNLPHLQWLDLRHNDLIDIDFDCFRNTKNIQVLLLSHNNIVEIPSETLRNLKKLRILDLSFNRLRILPDNFFNDANIESLDLSNNQFMRLPTKPIAGVAAASISILDLSWNYLSSINIADSMNKFRSLTYLDLSYNRLVRLDDAVFTELHHLTYLDLSNNKQLILENHGRTFFGLDDSLLTLGLSNISLLTIPELPFRHLRTLYMSNNELASIPAELASNLSSLHHLDLSHNDLTVVPLITHTLFELKSFNLAYNPITTVSNTSFLGPADSLIELDIRHLPLSTFEAGAFCKASKLQTLHITAYTTIKNFNIPNLLEHNHGLKNLHVDVHNETTLEKEMKGRFPVKLSNFTFTGRNLKTIDTDILQGMRSPHLHFGLYNTSVSKVPRKLFENARTVRNITVDLHDNDLKTLENPSNGYRPGATDKKFLMRLRMQGSAVTCDCEIGWIEGWQRKHRQYQEDRCNTYPLHQYDFERDEENEYSCWDNGWDDDLRESFCANKNNMSVIQALKADIECGWSAAPSYQAPKLLVLIILIIAARNLN; from the exons atg aacTTGTTTGTGTTCTTTAAAATGGGATACATTATGATGATCATAACACTGGTGCTGATGTTTTGGGCATCGATGGTAAGAATGCATGAGCTGCCTGTCCAATATCCCCCGTGTTTTTTCAACCCTCTGTGCACCTGCTCGAAAGCAGTCCCTGATCTGGGGATCGTTAATTGCGAAAACGTCCCCATGTCGCGGATTCCCGAACCTATTAACTCgtcaaaagtatttatacTTCAGCTTGGCAATAATGGGTTGCGACAGCTCCAGCCTCAATTCCTCATGAATACGG GcctttataatttacaaatccGATATAATCCGCTGGCTGATATACCAGACGAAGCCTTTCTAGGGCTTGAAAGATCATTATGGGAACTTGAATTACCATACAATCAATTAGTTCAAGTACCCAGTAAATCGTTTCGCCATTTACAGAAACTTAAAATTCTCGACCTGActg GTAACCAGATATCGACGATAGCGGCTGATAATTGGCGAGGTCTTGAAAATTCTTTGCACACATTGCGTCTTGGTAAAAATCACATTGACAAATTGCCCGCTGATGCTTTTTCGGGACTTAGTTATCTCGAAATTCTTGACTTGCGGGAGAACAGTCTCAAGGAAATAGACTCCTCGGTCTTCCGGGATGGAATGGCCCATTTGGCCCAGCTGTACTTGAACGGGAACCAGTTGACTATAATACCTTACAGTCAATTGTCGACGTTAAAGCACATGAAAGTACTGGATCTCAGCTACAATCGTATTGCACGTGTGATACAACCGCAAATGGAAGCCGAAATTCGCGGGGTACAAATTTCTCTTGATACACTTCGTCTTGATTACAATCAAATAGAAGTTCTGCCTCCGGGAtcatttcaacattttttccGAGTTAATAAAACTTATATGAGTGGAAACCCTTTGATGGAAATTGAG gatgGCGCATTCAGAGATTCTAAAATAAAGGAGCTTTATTTTACGGATTGTGAATTGAAAGAAGTTGACTCATCTTCATTACGCGGACTTGAATCATCGTTAGAACTTTTAGATTTATCAGGAAATAATATTACAGAATTGCAGCAGAATATATTTcaagaatttgattttttaaggacattaatatttaaggaCAACAAAATAACAACTTTTTCACCAG tcgAAGTATTCACTGGCTTCCAGTACTCGCTGTACAATTTAGATCTGAGTGGTCGACTGAATGCAGCCATATCTCTTCAAGATTTACGACAAATGCGTAATCTCCGTTTTCTCGCTCTGTCAAAATTGTCACAAGACTCATTATCGGCGAATGACTTTCTCGAATTTGGTATTGATGTTAAAGAATTGCGTATTACACGCAGTAATCTCAACAGCATTAAAAGTCACGCGTTCACCCACGTTAgaggaataaaatatttagatttttcggAAAATTCTATTTCTTCAATTGACGATGAAGCATTTTCCGAAGTGGGACATTCTCTGCTGACACTTAAATTTGCTCATGGGTTGTCCAGTTCTATAAGCGAATTGCCTAGTAAACCATTCAAATCCTTGACAAACTTGCAGTATCTCGATCTAAGCAATAACAAAATTCGTTCAATGCCCGATacttcatttcattttttgaaacgGATAAGGAGAATTGAACTGCAAGATAATGAAATAACTGAAATTCGTAAAGGAACTTTTCAA gGGGACATACACTCGACACTAGAAGAAGTTGATTTTGCATTCAATCATATTACAAATTTACAAACTCATACATTTGTCGATTTATCATTGAtgacatttttgaatttgcaagacaataatattgataaaatagaaCGACGTGCATTTATGAATATGAATCGTCTCAAGTATGTAAATTTGCGcggtaacaaaattaaaagtattgtaGACGAGGCGTTTCAAAACTTGCCAGATCTTGAATTTTTGGATTTAgcttacaataaaatgaatgaatttgaTTTTGCGTGGTTTGATCAAGTAGGAACTCTCGCTTCTTTCAAAGTTAACGCAAGTCATAATTCAATAAGTAAATTGGAAATAAATACCTCGAGTTTCACACCAGCTACCAGta tGTATTTCAATATGGGAGGGACATTGCAATCAAATATCCGCGTGTTGGATCTAAGTCACAACAACATCACAGAAATAATGAAGTATTATTTCCGTCCAGTGGAATACGCATTGACACATTTGTATTTATCTCACaatgaaatagtaaatatgtCGCAAGCGGTGTTTGGAAACTTGCCGCATCTCCAGTGGCTCGATTTGCGTCACAATGATCTTATTGATATAGATTTTGATTGCTTCCGCAACACTAAAAATATCCAAGTCCTATTGCTGTCTCACAATAACATCGTGGAAATTCCTTCGGAAACTCTacgaaacttaaaaaaattacgaatatTAGATCTGTCATTCAACAGACTCCGTATTTTgccagataattttttcaatgatgcGAATATTGAGAGTCTTGATCTTTCTAACAATCAATTTATGCGACTGCCAACTAAACCAATTGCTGGTGTAGCAGCAGCTTCTATTTCGATTCTTGATCTTTCAtggaattatttatcaagcatCAATATCGCTGATTCAATGAACAAATTCCGT AGCCTTACGTATTTAGATTTGTCTTACAACAGACTAGTCCGTCTAGATGATGCTGTTTTCACGGAACTTCATCACCTAACGTACCTGGATCTTAGCAATAATAAACAACTGATTCTCGAGAACCACGGGCGAACTTTTTTCGGTCTAGATGACTCACTACTGACTCTCGGTCTCAGTAACATCTCGCTTCTGACTATCCCCGAACTTCCCTTCCGTCATCTACGGACTCTCTACATGTCAAATAATGAACTCGCATCAATTCCAGCTGAACTGGCATCAAACCTGTCCTCCCTTCATCATCTTGATCTGAGTCACAATGACCTAACAGTTGTCCCTCTTATCACCCACACACTTTTCGAACTAAAATCATTCAATCTCGCATACAATCCCATCACAACGGTATCTAACACCAGTTTCTTAGGTCCTGCTGACAGTCTCATCGAACTGGATATTCGTCATCTTCCGTTATCAACTTTTGag GCAGGAGCATTTTGCAAAGCCTCTAAACTTCAAACTCTTCATATCACTGCTTAcacaacaattaaaaatttcaatattccCAATCTTCTTGAGCACAACCACGggctaaaaaatttacacgtcGATGTACACAACGAGACAActttggagaaagaaatgaaaGGAAGATTTCCCGTTAAATTgtcaaattttacttttactgggcgaaatttgaaaaccaTTGACACTGATATTTTACAA ggAATGCGAAGTCCGCATCTTCATTTTGGTCTCTACAATACCTCTGTCAGTAAAGTACCAaggaaattatttgaaaatgcaCGCACAGTACGCAATATAACTGTTGATCTACATGACAATGATCTTAAGACACTTGAAAATCCATCAAACGGTTACAGACCCGGAGCGacggataaaaaatttttaatgcgaTTACGAATGCAAGGAAGCGCCGTTACTTGTGACTGTGAAATAGg GTGGATTGAAGGCTGGCAAAGAAAACACAGACAGTATCAGGAAGACAGATGTAATACTTACCCGCTTCATCAGTACGACTTTGAACGTGACGAAGAAAATGAATACAGCTGCTGGGACAACGGTTGGGATGACGATTTACGCGAGAGTTTCTgtgctaataaaaataacatgtcAGTAATACAAGCTCTCAAGGCAGATATCGAGTGCGGCTGGTCAGCGGCTCCTTCTTATCAAGCACCAAAATTACTTGTActaattatcttaattattgCGGCTAGAAATCTAAACTGA
- the LOC103571697 gene encoding uncharacterized protein LOC103571697 produces the protein MKFVLIGLLVALLYVEAQSFVSRPGTGVPRPPINYPIPPFNPGPPRWPSGYRFRRSPQGEVSASVIKPEHGRPQMNMDYNQNIFSDDNSKLSAHGGVSSPDFKHFTPNAGVNYEWNPNKDTYLRAQTEFQKSPTGRMEPSFGAQFGMRFRRSPQGSVDASLSKSEHGQPQMNLDYNQNIFSDDNSKLSTHGGVSSSDFSHFTPNAGVNYEWNPNKDTYLRAQTEFQKSPTGRMEPSFGAQFGMRWRREIEGQEE, from the exons GACCAGGAACTGGAGTTCCTAGACCGCCTATAAATTATCCGATACCGCCATTCAACCCTGGACCTCCCAGATGGCCATCT GGCTACAGATTTCGTCGCTCACCTCAAGGAGAAGTGAGCGCATCAGTGATCAAACCTGAACATGGACGGCCGCAAATGAACATGGACTATAAccagaatattttttctgatGATAATTCGAAACTCAGTGCCCATGGAGGAGTTTCTTCCCCTGATTTCAAACATTTTACTCCCAATGCAGGAGTTAATTACGAGTGGAATCCTAACAAGGACACATATTTGAGAGCGCAAACTGAATTCCAAAAATCACCTACCGGCCGGATGGAGCCCAGCTTTGGAGCCCAATTCGGAATGAGATTCCGTCGCTCTCCCCAAGGATCAGTGGACGCGTCACTGAGCAAATCTGAACATGGACAGCCGCAAATGAACTTGGACTACAAccagaatattttttctgatGATAATTCGAAACTCAGTACCCATGGAGGAGTTTCTTCCTCCGATTTCAGTCATTTCACTCCCAATGCAGGAGTTAATTATGAGTGGAATCCTAACAAGGACACATATCTGAGAGCGCAAACTGAATTCCAAAAATCACCTACCGGTCGGATGGAGCCTAGCTTTGGAGCCCAATTCGGCATGAGATGGCGACGCGAAATTGAAGGCCaagaagaataa